The Plasmodium yoelii strain 17X genome assembly, chromosome: 4 genome has a window encoding:
- a CDS encoding PIR protein, with amino-acid sequence MNTQMCKEFQEVRNSISDESEYKGITEFGDDHFLNKYCDSNQCHSDYDRISAGCLYLLDQLYKDSGVIPSPKNSNPYIVDYILIWLSYMLNLINSKEDNITDFYGSHINSCDKYKTEISELKNHYHDYGNYNYKGLIDKRKDFLYMDSNIVPKFYEAFKLLCNLYNELDYNNKNCEKYLKDNSEFFKKYKELKDSDITNSSPYKEMLSTLLTDYNDFKKECNSILSYLSAKEKEKPGQILLDSSGEYVDSLEQGIDNYDVASSSSSIVSKLIPILLIFGAIPIFLGISYKYSLFGFRKRVQKHLRKKLKK; translated from the exons atgaatacgcaaatg TGTAAAGAGTTCCAGGAAGTAAGGAACTCGATTTCCGATGAATCGGAATATAAAGGAATCACTGAATTTGGTGATGATCACTttttaaataagtattgTGATAGTAATCAATGTCATAGTGATTACGATAGAATAagtgctggatgtttatatttgttggatCAATTATATAAGGATTCTGGTGTGATACCCTCTCCAAAAAATAGTAACCCCTATATTGTTGATTACattttgatatggttaagttatatgttaaacctgaTCAACAGTAAAGAAGACAATATAACGGATTTTTATGGTTCACATATAAATAGCTGTGATAAGTATAAGACGGAAATAAGCGAATTAAAGAATCATTATCATGATTATggtaattataattataaggGTCTTATAGATAAAAGAAAGGATTTTTTGTATATGGATAGTAATATTGTacctaaattttatgaagcatttaaattattatgtaatttgTATAATGAACTTgattataacaataaaaattgcGAGAAATATTTGAAAGATAATagtgaattttttaaaaaatataaagaacttAAAGATTCTGATATTACTAATAGCAGTCCATATAAAGAAATGTTGTCCACTTTATTAACTGATTataatgattttaaaaagGAATGTAACAGTATTTTATCCTATCTATCGgcaaaagaaaaagaaaaacctGGACAAATACTTTTAGATAGTTCTGGAGAATATGTAGATAGTTTAGAACAAGGTATAGATAATTATGATGTTGCATCATCAAGTTCATCGATAGTaagcaaattaattccaattttattgatatttggtgcaatacctatttttttgggaatttcttataag tattcgttatttggatttcggaaaagagttcaaaaacatttaagaaaaaagctaaaaaaataa